A stretch of Malassezia japonica chromosome 6, complete sequence DNA encodes these proteins:
- a CDS encoding uncharacterized protein (EggNog:ENOG503P71Q; COG:A), with protein sequence MSKVSQPELKRFLERRVSVNIQGGRKIQGTLRGYDLFLNLVIDDAVEHVLVDNNQNAWEEGPRCGTVVVRGNSVTSLEGLEAIGSR encoded by the exons ATGTCCAAGGTTTCTCAGCCGGAGCTGAAGCGgttcctcgagcgccgtgtctCTGTCAATATTCAAGGTGGACGCAAGATCCAAGGGACACTGCGTGGATACGATCTCTTTTTGAACCTGGTCATTGACGACGCGGTGGAGCATGTGCTCGTCGACAACAACCAAAACGCCTGGGAAGAAGgcccgcgctgcggcacTGTG GTGGTGCGCGGCAACAGTGTGACGAGCTTGGAGGGCCTGGAAGCAATTGGTTCGCGATAA
- a CDS encoding uncharacterized protein (SECRETED:SignalP(1-20); EggNog:ENOG503NWXM; COG:U): MLGFLIEWLRSLLFTRYLDVCIVGLPGAGKTTLTNVLVTGRVPEHVAPTVGYNLRQLRVGNVRMRLWDIGGQPRFRSMWERYCSGVSAVVFAVDSSIPLPPGYSTKDQGEYSEEEKTARNRESEAWNIAAEELHSLIQRPALAGLPLLVLATKNDLPNPASVQEVISVMDLASLKDREVYCYSISTFNQTNIGITIKWLCAKR, from the exons ATGCTCGGGTTTCTGATCGAGTGGCTCCGTTCCCTCCTCTTTACGCGTTATCTTGACGTGTGTATTGTAGGCCTGCCTGGTGCGGGCAAGACGACGCTCACAAATGTGCTGGTCACGGGCCGCGTGcccgagcacgtcgcgccgacggTCGGCTACAACCTGCGACAGTTGCGCGTAGGCAACGTGCGCATGCGACTATGGGATATTGG TGGCCAGCCGCGTTTCCGGTCAATGTGGGAGCGGTACTGCTCCGGTGTATCGGCGGTGGTTTTTGCGGTCGACTCGAGCATCCCGCTGCCGCCCGGCTACTCGACCAAAGACCAGGGCGAGTACTCTGAGGAAGAAAAGACGGCGCGCAATCGCGAGAGCGAGGCTTGGAATATTGCGGCGGAAGAGCTGCATTCGCTCATCCAGCGGCCAGCGCTCGCCGGACTACCTCTGCTCGTGTTGGCAACCAAAAATGATCTCCCGAATCCCGCTAGTGTGCAGGAAGTGATCTCGGTGAT GGACCTGGCGTCGCTCAAGGACCGTGAAGTTTACTGCTACAGCATCAGCACATTCAACCAAACCAACATTGGTATTACGATCAAGTGGCTTTGCGCGAAGCGGTGA
- a CDS encoding uncharacterized protein (EggNog:ENOG503NW1W; TransMembrane:3 (o125-146i158-176o215-232i); COG:S): MHLPGISYTSLRNEGEGSTSRRPMGGGIIQDGVFSNMNAKPEGRRTRRTDDPNDRGDDDDLADDTLPPTYEAAAADIAPTYWESTVFGGNALAESEGGWTPDGANIGEVSDMIVDGMLLGTLFGFFWNFFISASFQFVGFVITFLLHSTNAAKYGGRAGLGVTLLQFAASLLWRIADAEKELAHDTPDAQKDEHKGRKHLPTHEEIEHSRFTCRLLLIFGIILTVFSVGRFIQLYRRSSKIVAEARRSNPTRAAVAENAEADVAQEQPVGFFHAFAGPDPVTSMNQAFGRWRDSFLVDIGLMHPVGMHSAEDYIIRPGRGVEPEVLFAADASMTSHAARFAPAALPRTSNALDPFSAYMFPTAVDDLESGRRP; encoded by the coding sequence ATGCACCTGCCCGGTATATCATACACGTCTCTGCGTAACGAAGGCGAGggcagcacgtcgcggcgcccgaTGGGTGGCGGCATCATCCAGGACGGTGTCTTTTCCAACATGAACGCAAAGCCGGAAGgccgccggacgcggcgcaccgacgaTCCGAACGATCGCGGTGATGACGACGACCTGGCCGATGATACCCTGCCTCCGACGTACGAAGCCGCTGCGGCAGATATCGCACCTACCTACTGGGAAAGTACTGTGTTTGGCGGGAATGCGCTTGCCGAATCGGAGGGCGGATGGACTCCGGACGGGGCCAACATCGGCGAGGTTTCCGACATGATTGTGGACGGGatgctgctcggcacgctcttTGGCTTTTTCTGGAACTTTTTCATCAGTGCATCGTTCCAGTTTGTGGGCTTTGTGATCACCTTCCTTTTACACTCGACCAACGCGGCCAAGTatggcggccgcgcgggtTTGGGCGTGACCTTACTCCAGTTTGCTGCATCGCTCCTGTGGCGCATTGCAGACGCAGAAAAGGAGCTGGCGCACGACACACCCGACGCACAAAAAGACGAGCACAAAGGCCGCAAGCACCTGCCGACGCACGAAGAGATTGAGCACTCGCGCTTCACCTGCCGCCTATTGCTCATTTTCGGCATTATTTTGACCGTGTTTAGTGTGGGGCGCTTCATCCAGCTCTACCGCAGGTCGAGCAAGATTGTTGCCGAGGCACGTCGCAGCAACCCAACTCGTGCTGCAGTGGCGGAGAACGCGGAGGCGGACGTGGCTCAGGAACAGCCGGTTGGCTTTTTCCATGCGTTTGCAGGGCCGGACCCTGTCACTTCGATGAACCAGGCGTTTGGACGCTGGCGCGACTCGTTCCTGGTCGACATTGGCCTTATGCATCCCGTCGGCATGCACAGTGCCGAAGACTACATTATCCGCCCCGGTCGCGGCGTTGAGCCCGAGGTACTCTTTGCTGCCGATGCAAGCATGACAAGCCATGCAGCGCGCTTCGCTCCGGCTGCGCTGCCCCGCACGAgcaatgcgctcgaccCCTTCTCGGCCTACATGTTCCCTACGGCTGTGGATGACCTCGAGTCTGGGCGCAGACCGTAA
- a CDS encoding uncharacterized protein (EggNog:ENOG503PU7X; COG:O; TransMembrane:1 (o408-424i)), whose product MSTANVEQSAMELRLPDLPPKPEPPALDATLLSRDQVQEIIDAYERREQALEMHIAALSFEPHRCLALADAAASGGPENGDAPHASQEPRDPVLGVRLLQRMDVLQKENDDLTARMQELIQSTSFVQLQKQEEEIYAYSGDDDPEPGVAEQEAQDPPIYYPDFSAYLYAGDGCVPEPSVSEDVEGADEASDVWHLSSVMGDPVAVDAARLPKNDALLDTLAQSVHLLNGDTEEAVYRASGGYEQDASVSKSASASDIKSQYYDLVKTLHPDRAASKPLDKKEYERRLEKFRSVVKAYDLLKDPKKRAMYDKFGMGWEFDVSSVMAQAERQRYTWAARGQFRPRTQAEWDHWHMWSEVLRRTHTRGHGHAWQKAAQGRYSADGFYGFPEMSREEAERRAKEAMPLNQRVYMAVFVVAWILAIFQIQRVNYIGMQEVEASARRSQEVAKNLEMARENARSTEGQVRQRALMERVRQQKMAREPSTVLALPPIDTQKA is encoded by the exons ATGTCGACCGCGAATGTCGAACAGAGCGCCATGGAACTGCGCCTGCCGGACCTGCCGCCCAAGCCAGAGCCCCCGGCGCTAGATGCAACGCTGCTGTCGCGCGACCAGGTGCAAGAAATCATCGACGCgtacgagcggcgcgagcaaGCACTCGAGATGCAcatcgccgcgctctcGTTCGAGCCGCATCGCTGCCTTGCACTTGCCGATGCTGCAGCTAGTGGCGGACCAGAGAATGGGGATGCGCCACACGCGAGCCAGGAACCACGCGACCCAGTGCTGGGGGTACGTCTCTTGCAGCGGATGGACGTGCTCCAGAAAGAGAACGATGACCTGACTGCACGCATGCAAGAGCTCATTCAGTCGACTTCTTTTGTGCAACTACAGAAGCAAGAGGAAGAGATCTATG CCTATTCC GGGGACGACGACCCGGAGCCGGGCGTGGCAGAGCAGGAAGCACAAGATCCGCCCATCTACTACCCTGACTTTAGCGCATACTTGTATGCTGGTGATGGCTGTGTCCCTGAGCCGTCGGTATCCGAAGATGTTGAGGGAGCGGACGAAGCGTCGGACGTGTGGCACCTGTCGTCGGTGATGGGCGATCCCGTGGCTGTGGATGCTGCGCGGCTGCCCAAGAACGATGCATTGCTTGACACGCTTGCGCAAAGTGTGCACCTCTTGAACGGCGATACGGAGGAGGCCGTCTACAGAGCCAGCGGGGGCTATGAGCAGGATGCATCG GTGTCCAAGTCTGCGTCTGCATCCGACATCAAGTCACAGTACTATGATCTCGTCAAGACATTGCACCCCGACCGTGCAGCGTCCAAGCCACTCGACAAAAAAGAATATGAGCGGCGTCTGGAAAAGTTTCGATCGGTGGTCAAAGCGTACGACTTGCTCAAAGATCCAAAGAAGCGGGCTATGTATGACAAGTTCGGCATGGGATGGGAATTTGATGTATCCAGTGTCATGGCGCAGGCTGAGCGTCAGCGCTATACATGGGCAGCCCGCGGTCAGTTCCGACCTCGTACGCAGGCCGAGTGGGACCACTGGCACATGTGGTCCGAGGTCCTGCGTCGCACGCATACGCGTGGGCATGGGCATGCGTGGCAAAAggcagcgcaaggccgcTACTCTGCCGATGGCTTCTACGGTTTTCCGGAAATGTCCAGAgaagaggccgagcgtcgtgcgaAAGAGGCGATGCCGTTGAACCAACGCGTCTACATGGCGGTCTTTGTCGTCGCATGGATCCTGGCCATTTTCCAGATCCAACGTGTGAATTATATCGGCATGCAAGAAGTCGAGGCCTCCGCACGACGGTCCCAGGAGGTGGCCAAGAACCTCGAAATGGCACGCGAAAATGCACGGAGCACCGAGGGCCAGGTCCGACAGCGCGCTTTGAtggagcgcgtgcggcaACAAAAgatggcgcgcgagccgagcaCTGTGCTGGCACTCCCTCCTATTGATACCCAAAAGGCATGA
- a CDS encoding uncharacterized protein (COG:G; EggNog:ENOG503P5VP; SECRETED:SignalP(1-22)), whose amino-acid sequence MFTSRFLTLALVSLTAIAGVLAGSQPKSSHAEPVKVESSMPLMSFAAGLTQETYCPGSQIKPGLKIGDAKLLWSTGDGYFIQRALIYHSDKLGIAVAYQGTNLDSLFSSIHNVEFVGVPPDWRYAKGLPAGTKLFYGFQDAYLQIVDKVYPAVQKYMHQYNESRVTVIGHSLGAAMALVSAADFNYRIGTGVHDIYLYGLPRVGNPIFADWVDKTFGKKLHWAVSGKDWVPHVPPREFGYQHPSNYIWINPANSTNWKRYPGQENVHGFNSINPEWLSFDDHQGVYFHTQIGAMKEGHCPATFGKD is encoded by the coding sequence ATGTTCACCTCGCGTTTCCTCACCCTCGCCCTTGTTTCCCTGACAGCTATTGcgggcgtgctcgccggcAGCCAGCCGAAGAGCTCGCACGCTGAGCCTGTGAAGGTGGAGAGCAGCATGCCTCTCATGTCCTTCGCCGCTGGTCTCACCCAGGAGACCTACTGCCCCGGCTCGCAGATCAAGCCGGGTCTGAAGATTGGTGATGCCAAGCTCCTGTGGTCTACTGGTGATGGCTACTTCATCCAGCGCGCTCTCATTTACCACTCTGACAAGCTTGGTATCGCAGTGGCTTACCAGGGCACCAACCTTGATTCGCTCTTCTCCTCTATCCACAACGTGGAGTTCGTCGGTGTGCCGCCGGACTGGCGCTACGCCAAGGGTCTCCCGGCTGGCACCAAGCTCTTCTACGGTTTCCAGGATGCCTACCTTCAGATCGTTGACAAGGTTTACCCTGCCGTCCAGAAGTACATGCACCAGTACAATGAGTCTCGTGTAACTGTGATTGGCCACTCGCTTGGCGCTGCCATGGCCCTTGTTTCTGCTGCCGACTTCAACTACCGCATTGGTACCGGTGTCCACGACATTTACCTCTACGGCCTTCCCCGCGTTGGTAACCCCATTTTTGCGGACTGGGTCGACAAGACCTTCGGCAAGAAGCTTCACTGGGCTGTGTCGGGCAAGGACTGGGTGCCTCATGTTCCCCCGCGTGAGTTCGGCTACCAGCACCCGTCGAACTACATCTGGATCAACCCGGCGAACTCGACCAACTGGAAGCGTTACCCCGGCCAGGAGAACGTTCACGGCTTCAACTCGATTAACCCGGAGTGGCTGAGCTTTGATGATCACCAGGGTGTCTACTTCCACACGCAGATTGGTGCTATGAAGGAGGGTCACTGCCCTGCTACCTTCGGCAAGGACTAA
- a CDS encoding uncharacterized protein (COG:S; EggNog:ENOG503NY7P) encodes MAQTVGAIDPSTVPGGSGGYEIHQKLRTKTVRLLKKEKYNEAIDILYNGSVSLLDMNEQGSGCDLAVYLLEVYGLAKTPVDDTSRDRLTTILGKTTAEFWRKKVILAAVKWSTTSSRPLGDAKLRLFIAELLVKDKQYFAAETHFIAACAQDTAGVPAFAAMLKHWNEVYSATMAKRDPHAPSADSVARVLAGTFALRGAIPLLIAKAPDAAHELLSTYIKQVTENNDALLLPVKPNPKEYQSPANGIASFSTKIYATANPTLNFVQNIVALACDAHHRSGPVADEIKAAWQHLIRQYMQESGTSGVDAYLYEFLSQISSIYFGMAPQRRNMDMLSSMFSNIMGGGAPAAGESAEPAVSIKQLPKPADADESDAAPAAPPASEADQLMDDEMD; translated from the exons ATGGCACAGACGGTTGGCGCAATTGATCCCTCCACCGTTCCTGGTGGAAGTGGCGGCTATGAAATCCACCAGAAGCTGCGCACCAAGACGGTGCGTCTGCTGAAGAAGGAGAAGTACAACGAGGCAATCGACATCCTGTACAACGGGAGTGTCAGCCTGCTCGACATGAACGAGCAGGGCAGCGGCTGTGACCTTGCCGTgtacctgctcgaggtgtACGGTCTCGCAAAGACCCCTGTCGATGACACGAGCCGGG ACCGCCTCACGACCATCCTCGGCAAGACCACCGCAGAGTTCTGGCGCAAGAAGGTGATCCTGGCCGCTGTCAAGTGGTCGACGACCTCTTCGCGCCCACTGGGTGATGCGAAGCTGCGCCTGTTTAttgccgagctccttgTGAAGG ACAAGCAGTACTTTGCCGCCGAGACGCACTTTAttgccgcgtgcgcgcaggacacggccggcgtgccTGCCTTTGCCGCGATGCTGAAGCACTGGAACGAGGTGTACTCTGCGACGATGGCGAAGCGCGATCCCCACGCGCCGTCCGCGGACTCGGTTGCccgcgtgctcgccggcACCTTTGCACTGCGCGGTGCGATTCCCCTGCTGATTGCCAAGGCGCcggatgcggcgcacgagctgctcagCACCTATATCAAGCAAGTGACGGAGAACaacgatgcgctgctcctgcCCGTCAAGCCGAACCCCAAGGAGTACCAGTCGCCCGCCAACGGCATCGCCTCGTTCTCGACCAAGATCTACGCTACGGCGAACCCCACGCTGAACTTTGTGCAGAACATCGTGGCGCTTGCGTGCGACGCCCACCACCGCTCGGGCCCCGTTGCGGACGAGATCAAGGCCGCATGGCAGCACCTCATCCGCCAGTACATGCAAGAGAGCGGAACGAGCGGCGTGGACGCGTACCTGTACGAGTTCCTCTCGCAGATCTCGTCGATCTACTTTGGCATGGCGCCGCAACGCCGCAATATGGACATGCTCTCGAGCATGTTCTCGAATATCATgggtggcggcgcgcccgctGCCGGCGAGTCTGCTGAGCCCGCTGTGTCAATCAAGCAACTGCCGAagccggccgacgccgacgagtCCGATGCTGcacccgccgcgccgcccgcgtccgaggccgaccAGCTGATGGACGATGAAATGGATTAG
- a CDS encoding uncharacterized protein (COG:I; EggNog:ENOG503NV8M; TransMembrane:4 (i21-42o85-103i124-142o148-167i)): MPLWYVWPTAFQTVIRACKTLFVMLLTHMFSVFALSEIVISFGGMDGQCVDAEQFVQRDALGRVVGLDLPSTGIWVGNHQIYTDWVYMWSLSLFAGLAGNYYIVLKDTGLYFCIKSLRSKLDHVYLLDFTIAYEGVQSGTYAPEFFTIASFSVVSPPLAFMSIVTLCR, translated from the exons ATGCCGTTGTGGTACGTCTGGCCCACCGCGTTCCAGACCGTGATCCGCGCGTGCAAGACACTCTTTGTCATGTTGCTTACGCACATGTTTTCCGTCTTTGCCCTTTCGGAGATAGTCATCTCGTTTGGTGGTATGGATGGGCAAtgcgtcgacgcggagcagtttgtgcagcgcgacgctctcggCCGCGTTGTCGGCCTGGATCTGCCCTCGACGGGTATCTGGGTTGGAAACCATCAGATCTATACAGACTGGGTGTACATGTG GTCTCTCTCTCTCTTTGCGGGCCTCGCAGGAAATTACTATATTGTGCTGAAAGA CACGGGCCTGTACTTTTGTATCAAGTCGCTACGGTCGAAACTTGATCACGTATACCTCTTG GATTTCACCATTGCCTATGAAGGTGTGCAATCTGGCACGTACGCGCCCGAGTTCTTTACCATCG CCAGCTTTTCGGTGGTGTCTCCCCCCCTCGCATTCATGTCCATTGTGACTTTGTGCCGCTAG
- the ats1 gene encoding Acetyltransferase (GNAT) (COG:E; EggNog:ENOG503P4H0), producing the protein MSHSTSVRPATKKDIPAILGFIRDLAIYEKALDQVEATEESLEETIFNRQYAHVLIAELEDATVGPKPIGMALYYYAYSTWTSRRTLFLEDLFVQPEHRNLGVGKRLFKHLGDVAKKEDCPRVEWNVLTWNAPSIAFYKETLGAEMLEEWRGMRLEGDGIDRLQQLSKAEKKYGAI; encoded by the exons ATGAGTCACTCTACGTCTGTTCGGCCCGCCACTAAGAAGGATATCCCTGCCATCCTTGGCTTT ATCAGGGACCTTGCCATTTACGAAAAGGCCCTGGACCAGGTCGAGGCGACCGAGGAGTCT CTCGAGGAGACGATCTTTAACCGTCAATACGCCCATGTGCTGATTGCCGAGCTGGAAGATGCCACGGTCGGTCCGAAACCGATCGGCATGGCCCTGTACTACTACGCGTACTCGACGtggacgtcgcgccgcacgctcttCCTTGAGGACCTCTTCGTGCAGCCCGAGCACCGCAACCTTGGTgtcggcaagcgcctctTTAAGCATCTCGGCGACGTTGCCAAGAAGGAGGACTGTCCCCGTGTCGAGTGGAACGTGCTGACCTGGAacgc ACCCTCGATCGCGTTCTACAAGGAGACGCTCGGTGCCGAGATGCTCGAAGAGTGGCGCGGTATGCGTCTCGAAGGAGACGGCATCGACcgcctgcagcagctctCCAAGGCCGAGAAGAAGTACGGCGCGATCTGA
- a CDS encoding uncharacterized protein (COG:I; EggNog:ENOG503NTVK), producing the protein MWGLFFNVIDNPEQAKNGKIADAAGSGEEQVQGLSKEDKAKAAKSHQEEQEALQSLFKTHGVQEFYDQFWYLCGPDVPDMIMLKFLRARKWNVHRAFAMLAKCIKWRIESKVIDLVEKGDLGLSKIDDKYLEQGKANKTFAAGMTDNLIPIVYIHVNRHLAKAQGPETMTRFVIATAESFRCLMSYPNDKIVIVFDLAGFGMKNMDWHSLTTILQILEAYYPETLSKLYIHNAPWIFQGIWKAISPMLDPAVRAKINFTSKPGDLDLIPSNRLEKQLGGELAEEVTFVPPKPNENKTRPPGDPERQRLWDAYMAQAQVYEDLTKKWDKSHGSDKKLEDERDFQALKLRLAWMDLDPVVRAKTTYHRSGIITPDFTFHWTYKQTSGKTITHDVGKDRGRSAIQKRISEREGTSNGSAQQNQQNQQGQEQSAPAREQSDDAATGAAAGTAAGVAGLGAGAAGYAAISGKNKGVDDTPAQNYESVQPTYAQNYAQQDSGAYAQQDASAYAQQDASAYAQQDPNAYAHGASQYGQPEQAAYGAPAQDYSQSAYYTQGYPAEAYNTGYDQSAAYQTGTQTEPSYYSNYATDAAVGAGAGAAGGVGAAVLANNVPINEEQVPPTNSLAYLQTYVASSDLDTNNVAPASVPASVPASVPSMTRSETAVSGPTQSLYTNSSTPNQSSEDLFYDANGPSMDGNAQSAAYYNQQQEDATRGADAYGAEQEETDPYGADAYHSGDYAEQLPQEHAHDGSAAEGYDLTHGANVQLEDGVPAGDDNEKAAAQGAQKDFDEQIAEGGMTEAGSKIGKEKSPLAGFPYLANGSGPEAIAEANLRARKEAEQVAQKGKGGFLSKLNCCSAKNID; encoded by the exons ATGTGGGGCCTCTTTTTCAACGTTATTGACAATCCGGAGCAGGCCAAGAATGGCAAGATTGCCGATGCTGCTGGTAGCGGCGAAGAGCAGGTTCAGGGACTATCCAAGGAGGACAAGGCGAAGGCTGCCAAGTCGCACcaggaggagcaggaggCTCTGCAGTCGCTGTTCAAGACACACGGTGTGCAAGAATTCTACGACCAGTTCTGGTACCTGTGTGGCCCCGATGTGCCGGATATGATCATGCTCAAGTTTttgcgtgcgcgcaag TGGAACGTGCACCGCGCCTTTGCGATGCTTGCCAAGTGCATCAAATGGCGAATCGAGTCCAAGGTAATTGACCTGGTCGAGAAGGGTGACCTCGGTCTTTCGAAGATCGACGACAAGTACCTAGAGCAGGGAAAGGCCAACAAGACCTTTGCTGCTGGTATGACGGACAACCTCATTCCCATTGTGTACATCCACGTGAACCGTCACttggccaaggcgcagggTCCCGAGACGATGACGCGTTTCGTCATTGCGACCGCCGAGTCATTCCGCTGCCTCATGTCGTACCCTAACGACAAGATTGTCATTGTCTTTGACCTGGCCGGCTTCGGCATGAAGAACATGGACTGGCACTCGCTGACGACCATCTTGCAGATTCTCGAGGCCTACTACCCCGAGACACTCAGCAAGCTCTACATCCACAACGCCCCTTGGATCTTCCAGGGCATCTGGAAGGCGATTTCGCCTATGCTTGACCCTGCGGTCCGTGCCAAGATCAACTTTACCAGCAAGCCAGGCGACCTCGATTTGATCCCTTCCAACCGTCTCGAGAAACAGCTGGGTGGTGAGCTCGCGGAGGAGGTCACTTTCGTTCCTCCGAAGCCGAATGAGAACAAGACGCGCCCGCCGGGCGAtcccgagcgccagcgtcTGTGGGACGCCTACATGGCGCAGGCCCAGGTATACGAGGACCTCACAAAGAAGTGGGACAAGTCCCACGGCTCCGACAagaagctcgaggacgaaCGTGACTTCCAGGCCCTGAAGCTCCGCCTTGCATGGATGGACCTCGACCCGGTCGTTCGCGCCAAGACGACGTACCACCGCTCCGGCATCATCACCCCCGACTTCACCTTCCACTGGACCTACAAGCAGACCAGCGGCAAGACGATCACGCACGATGTCGGCAAGGAccgcggccgctcggccaTCCAGAAGCGCATTTCGGAACGCGAAGGTACCAGCAACGGCTCTGCTCAGCAGAACCAGCAGAACCAGCAGGGACAGGAGCAGAGTGCGCCTGCCCGTGAGCAGTCCGATGATGCTGCTActggtgctgctgctggcACCGCTGCGGGTGTTGCTGGTctcggcgcaggtgcgGCCGGCTACGCGGCCATCTCTGGCAAGAACAAGGGTGTGGATGACACGCCCGCGCAGAACTACGAGTCTGTGCAGCCCACCTATGCCCAGAACTATGCTCAGCAGGACTCGGGTGCCTACGCACAGCAAGATGCTTCTGCCTACGCGCAGCAGGATGCTTCTGCCTACGCGCAGCAGGACCCGAACGCCTATGCGCATGGTGCGTCGCAGTACGGCCAGCCCGAGCAAGCCGCGTACGGTGCCCCGGCCCAAGACTACAGCCAGAGCGCGTACTACACACAGGGCTACCCCGCTGAGGCCTACAACACCGGCTACGACCAGTCGGCCGCCTACCAGACCGGTACGCAAACTGAACCGTCGTACTACTCGAACTACGCCACCGATGCCGCGGTCGGTGCTGGTGCTGGTGCTGCTGGTGGTGTTGGTGCTGCCGTGCTTGCCAACAACGTCCCCATTAacgaggagcaggtgcCGCCGACCAACAGCCTCGCCTACCTGCAGACCTACGTCGCGTCCAGCGACTTGGACACGAACAATGTGGCTCCCGCCTCCGTCCCCGCCTCTGTCCCCGCCTCCGTCCCCAGCATGACGCGTTCCGAGACGGCCGTGTCGGGTCCTACGCAGTCGTTGTACACCaactcgtcgacgccgaaCCAGAGCTCTGAAGACCTGTTTTATGATGCAAACGGTCCTTCGATGGATGGCAACGCGCAGTCGGCTGCGTACTACAACCAGCAGCAGGAAGATGCGACCCGTGGCGCTGATGCCtacggcgccgagcaggaggaGACCGACCCATACGGCGCGGACGCCTACCACTCGGGTGACTACGCTGAGCAGCTGCCCCAAGAGCATGCGCACGATGGCTCTGCGGCCGAGGGCTACGACCTGACGCACGGTGCTAATGTACAGCTTGAGGATGGTGTGCCTGCTGGTGATGACAATGAGAAGGCTGCCGCGCAGGGTGCCCAGAAGGACTTTGACGAGCAGATCGCCGAGGGCGGCATGACCGAGGCTGGCAGCAAAATCGGCAAGGAGAAGTCGCCGCTCGCTGGTTTCCCGTACCTTGCCAATGGTTCGGGCCCCGAGGCCATTGCCGAGGCCAacctgcgcgcgcgcaaggaagccgagcaggtcgccCAGAAGGGCAAGGGCGGCTTCCTCTCGAAGCTCAactgctgctcggcaaagaACATCGACTAA